A portion of the Actomonas aquatica genome contains these proteins:
- a CDS encoding peptide ABC transporter substrate-binding protein yields the protein MFICVHQWLKNHACLTARHALSVALALPLLLALPACKPRETNVESGNRTQTLHRGMGPALANLDPHLATGTTDYNVLSALFEGLIAEDPVDLSPVPGVAASWDISADGRHYTFHLRADARWSNGDPVTATDFRDSWQRVLSPQLAADYANLLYVLDGAEAYHRGETTDFTTVGVRAPDAHTLEVTLAYPAPFFLSLLQHWMWYPVHLPSIAAIGDPLDRTTPWARAETLVSNGPFQLTEWRRGERIVATRNPHYWDAATVTLNAIHFHPFEGVDTEERAFRAGQIHLTDALPVAKIDTYRRETPERLRIDPYLGTYFFRLNTTHDFLADPRVRQALNHATDRTAIVENILRGGQIPSAAYVPTGTGAGYQPPAGLTYNLATARALLADAGYSDGTNAPTIEILFNTSENHQLVAEALQAMWQRDLGLTVTLRNMENKTVLETRRTGGYDLLRSAWIADYNDPTSFLDVFRSDSGNNYTGWANADYDRLLDEATQASDPATRRSLLQQAETILLEDAPILPLFTYTHVFALHPSVQGWFPTLLDHHPYKHVSLKTSE from the coding sequence GTCCATCAGTGGTTAAAAAACCACGCCTGCCTCACCGCCCGCCACGCCCTCTCCGTCGCGCTCGCCCTGCCCCTGCTCCTCGCCCTGCCCGCCTGCAAACCGCGTGAGACCAACGTCGAATCCGGCAACCGCACGCAGACCCTTCACCGCGGCATGGGCCCGGCACTCGCCAATCTCGATCCCCACCTCGCCACCGGCACGACCGACTACAATGTCCTCTCCGCCCTCTTCGAAGGTCTGATCGCCGAAGACCCGGTTGACCTCTCCCCGGTGCCCGGCGTCGCTGCCTCCTGGGACATCTCGGCCGACGGCCGTCACTACACCTTCCACCTGCGCGCCGACGCCCGCTGGTCCAACGGAGATCCCGTCACCGCCACCGACTTCCGCGACTCCTGGCAACGCGTGCTCTCGCCGCAACTCGCCGCCGACTACGCCAACCTGCTCTACGTGCTCGACGGCGCCGAAGCCTACCACCGCGGCGAAACCACCGACTTCACCACCGTCGGTGTTCGCGCCCCCGACGCCCACACCCTCGAGGTCACGCTCGCTTACCCCGCGCCCTTCTTCCTCTCCCTGCTCCAGCATTGGATGTGGTATCCCGTGCACCTGCCGTCCATCGCCGCTATCGGCGATCCACTCGACCGCACCACCCCGTGGGCGCGAGCCGAAACCCTGGTCAGCAACGGCCCCTTCCAACTCACCGAATGGCGCCGCGGCGAACGCATCGTCGCCACCCGCAACCCGCACTACTGGGACGCCGCCACCGTCACGCTCAACGCCATCCACTTCCACCCCTTCGAAGGCGTCGACACCGAAGAACGCGCCTTTCGCGCCGGCCAAATCCACCTCACCGACGCCCTGCCCGTTGCCAAGATCGACACCTACCGCCGCGAAACGCCGGAGCGCCTGCGCATCGATCCCTACCTCGGCACCTACTTCTTCCGCCTCAACACCACCCACGATTTCCTCGCCGATCCCCGCGTGCGCCAAGCGCTCAACCACGCCACCGATCGCACTGCCATCGTCGAAAACATCCTCCGCGGCGGTCAGATCCCCTCCGCCGCCTACGTGCCCACCGGCACCGGCGCCGGCTACCAACCACCCGCCGGCCTGACCTACAACCTCGCGACCGCCCGCGCCCTGCTCGCCGACGCCGGTTACTCCGATGGCACCAACGCCCCCACGATCGAAATCCTCTTCAACACCTCCGAGAATCACCAACTCGTCGCCGAGGCCCTCCAAGCCATGTGGCAACGCGACCTCGGTCTCACCGTGACCCTGCGGAACATGGAGAACAAAACGGTCCTCGAGACCCGGCGCACCGGCGGCTACGACCTCCTGCGTTCCGCGTGGATCGCCGACTACAACGACCCCACCTCCTTTCTCGACGTCTTCCGCAGCGACAGCGGCAACAACTACACCGGCTGGGCCAACGCCGACTACGACCGCCTCCTCGACGAAGCGACTCAGGCCAGCGACCCCGCCACGCGCCGCAGTCTGCTCCAACAAGCAGAGACCATTCTTCTCGAAGACGCCCCCATCCTCCCCCTCTTCACCTACACCCACGTCTTCGCCCTCCACCCCTCCGTCCAAGGCTGGTTTCCCACGCTCCTCGACCACCACCCCTACAAACACGTCTCCCTAAAGACCTCAGAATAG
- a CDS encoding M28 family peptidase — translation MQHLRPSRRAIRTVALLLTTFGLTSVVAPLASLAADRASPDHLHEMIATLSSDDFEGRNPGSAGEDKTVAYLIDQLTAMDVAPGNPNGTYTQDVGLVGITSKTSLSFSVGDETLEPVLVNDYTAASKRVTADPIAATASEVIFLGYGVQAPEFNWDDFKGVDVTGKTIVVLVNDPPLPDPADPTKLDDAQFKGKAMTYYGRYDYKYETASRLGAAACLIVHETGPAGYPFAVLTAGSGRESFSLASADGNASRVGLEGWISRDFAEKLFAAGGHDFAALKAAAARRDFEPVPLNATLDYTVTNTTRTVDSQNVIGLVEGSDPSLKNEYVIYTAHWDHMGRDERLPGDQVFNGAMDNASGTAVVLEIARLFAATPPAERPDRSLLFLFVTAEERGLLGSKYYAENPLYPLRDTIANINKDGANIYAPTKDIEIIGSGSTTIEDVAAELAAENGQFLLPDSQSEKGFFYRSDHFSFAKVGVPAFYSKAGRIAIGFPENYIDEKRAEYTAKHYHKVSDEISDLWNFEAIAQEANFLHELGRRLANAEEVPEWLPGTEFKSTRDAQRP, via the coding sequence ATGCAACACCTCCGCCCCTCGCGCCGCGCCATCCGCACCGTCGCACTCCTGCTCACCACCTTCGGCCTCACCTCCGTCGTCGCACCGCTCGCGTCACTCGCAGCCGATCGCGCTTCGCCGGACCATCTCCACGAGATGATCGCCACGCTCTCCTCCGACGACTTCGAAGGCCGCAACCCGGGTTCCGCAGGCGAAGACAAAACCGTCGCTTACCTCATCGATCAACTCACCGCCATGGACGTCGCACCGGGCAACCCCAACGGCACCTACACGCAGGACGTCGGCCTCGTCGGCATCACCTCCAAAACCTCACTCTCCTTTTCCGTCGGCGACGAAACCCTCGAGCCCGTGCTCGTCAACGACTATACCGCCGCCTCCAAGCGCGTGACCGCCGATCCCATCGCCGCCACCGCCAGCGAAGTCATCTTCCTCGGCTACGGCGTGCAGGCCCCAGAGTTCAATTGGGACGACTTCAAGGGCGTCGACGTCACCGGCAAAACCATCGTCGTGCTCGTCAACGATCCGCCCCTGCCCGATCCCGCCGATCCCACCAAACTCGATGACGCCCAGTTTAAGGGCAAGGCGATGACCTACTACGGCCGCTACGACTACAAATACGAAACAGCCTCCCGCCTCGGCGCCGCCGCCTGTCTGATCGTCCACGAAACCGGCCCCGCCGGATACCCCTTCGCCGTGCTCACCGCCGGCTCCGGTCGCGAATCTTTCTCCCTCGCCAGCGCCGATGGCAACGCCTCTCGCGTCGGCCTCGAGGGTTGGATCTCCCGCGACTTCGCCGAAAAACTCTTCGCCGCCGGCGGCCACGATTTCGCCGCCCTCAAAGCCGCCGCCGCCCGCCGCGACTTTGAACCCGTGCCGCTCAACGCCACCCTCGACTACACCGTCACCAACACCACCCGCACCGTCGACTCGCAGAACGTCATCGGCCTGGTTGAGGGTTCCGATCCGTCATTGAAAAACGAATACGTCATCTACACCGCGCACTGGGACCACATGGGCCGCGACGAACGCCTGCCCGGCGACCAAGTCTTCAACGGCGCCATGGACAACGCCAGCGGCACCGCCGTCGTGCTCGAGATCGCCCGCCTCTTTGCCGCCACGCCCCCCGCCGAGCGTCCCGACCGTTCCCTGCTCTTCCTCTTCGTCACCGCCGAAGAACGCGGCCTGCTCGGCTCAAAATACTACGCCGAGAACCCGCTCTACCCCCTGCGCGACACCATCGCCAACATCAACAAAGACGGCGCCAATATCTACGCCCCCACCAAGGACATTGAAATCATCGGATCAGGCAGCACGACCATCGAGGACGTCGCCGCCGAGCTCGCCGCCGAAAACGGCCAATTCCTCCTGCCCGACTCGCAGTCCGAAAAAGGCTTCTTCTACCGCAGCGACCACTTCTCTTTCGCCAAAGTCGGCGTGCCCGCCTTCTACAGCAAAGCGGGTCGCATCGCGATCGGCTTCCCGGAGAACTACATCGACGAAAAACGCGCGGAGTATACCGCCAAGCACTACCACAAAGTGAGCGATGAAATCAGCGACCTGTGGAACTTCGAAGCCATCGCCCAGGAAGCCAACTTCCTGCACGAACTCGGCCGCCGCCTCGCCAACGCCGAAGAGGTCCCCGAGTGGCTCCCCGGCACCGAGTTTAAGTCCACCCGCGACGCCCAGCGCCCGTAA
- a CDS encoding peptide ABC transporter substrate-binding protein, translating to MLKLRSLLSIVCSALILTLLAGCGGAGGRDDGDLKVLHFGNGAEPQDLDPQIITGTIEHRLMLALNEGLVSEDPDLKIVPGVAQSWDISDDGLVYTFHLNPAAKWSNGDTLTAADFVGSYKRMLTPSLASEYAYMLYHVVGAEDYHLGKLTDFSETGFKALDEHTLELTLKQRTPFLLHAMNHYAWFPVPIKVIAEHGGLENRTSGWTRPDTFVGNGPFALKEWLPSRKIVVERSPTYWDRENVKLDEIHFYPIESLDTEERMFRTGQLHVTNEVPLSKIPVYQAERPDDIEIAPYNGIYLYRFNVTRPPFDDPRVRKAFTYAIDREALVSKVTLANELPAYNVVPPGLLDYKSEHKFTADVAEAQRLLAEAGFPNGEGFPPVDVHYNTSEKHKIIAEAIQQMWRQNLGITVGLYNQEWKVYLDAQDELNYTISRGGWIADYVDPHVFLDLWKGGGGNNDTGWVNERYDTLLESALNAPNDDERFSIYNEMEAILLEDMPIMPIYHYTRARLIDRDKVLHYHSTPLDNFPWKFVDLVKE from the coding sequence ATGCTTAAACTCCGATCGCTGCTCAGCATCGTCTGCTCCGCCCTCATCCTCACCCTTCTCGCCGGCTGCGGCGGCGCCGGCGGCCGGGACGACGGCGACCTCAAAGTCCTCCACTTCGGCAACGGCGCCGAACCTCAGGACCTCGATCCCCAAATCATCACCGGCACCATCGAGCACCGCCTCATGCTCGCCCTCAACGAAGGCCTCGTCTCCGAAGACCCCGACCTGAAGATCGTCCCCGGTGTCGCCCAGAGTTGGGACATCTCCGACGACGGACTCGTCTACACTTTCCACCTCAACCCCGCGGCCAAGTGGTCCAACGGCGACACCCTCACCGCCGCCGATTTTGTGGGCTCCTACAAACGTATGCTCACGCCGTCATTGGCCTCTGAATACGCCTACATGCTCTACCACGTGGTCGGCGCCGAGGACTACCACCTGGGCAAACTCACCGACTTCAGCGAGACCGGTTTCAAAGCCCTCGACGAGCACACCCTCGAACTCACCCTCAAGCAGCGCACGCCCTTCCTGCTCCACGCCATGAACCACTACGCCTGGTTCCCGGTGCCGATCAAAGTCATCGCCGAACATGGCGGTTTGGAGAATCGCACCTCCGGATGGACCCGTCCCGATACCTTCGTCGGCAACGGCCCGTTCGCGCTCAAAGAATGGCTCCCCAGCCGCAAGATCGTCGTCGAACGCTCGCCCACCTATTGGGACCGGGAGAACGTGAAGCTCGACGAGATTCACTTCTACCCGATCGAAAGCCTCGACACCGAAGAGCGCATGTTCCGCACCGGTCAGCTCCACGTGACCAACGAAGTGCCGCTTTCCAAGATTCCGGTTTACCAAGCCGAGCGCCCCGACGACATCGAGATCGCGCCCTACAACGGCATCTACCTCTACCGCTTCAACGTCACGCGTCCGCCCTTCGACGACCCGCGCGTGCGCAAAGCCTTCACCTACGCCATCGACCGCGAAGCGCTCGTCTCGAAGGTCACGCTCGCGAACGAATTGCCCGCCTACAACGTCGTGCCCCCCGGCCTGCTCGACTACAAGTCGGAGCACAAATTCACGGCCGACGTCGCCGAAGCCCAACGCCTGCTCGCCGAAGCCGGCTTCCCCAACGGCGAAGGTTTCCCGCCGGTCGATGTGCACTACAACACCTCCGAGAAACACAAGATCATCGCCGAAGCCATCCAGCAGATGTGGCGGCAGAACCTCGGTATCACCGTCGGCCTCTACAACCAGGAGTGGAAGGTCTACCTCGATGCCCAGGACGAGTTGAACTACACCATCTCGCGCGGCGGTTGGATCGCCGACTACGTCGATCCGCACGTTTTCCTCGACCTCTGGAAAGGCGGCGGCGGCAACAACGACACTGGCTGGGTCAATGAACGTTACGACACCCTGCTCGAAAGCGCGCTCAACGCCCCCAACGACGACGAACGTTTTTCGATCTACAACGAGATGGAAGCCATCCTCCTCGAGGACATGCCCATCATGCCCATCTACCACTACACCCGCGCTCGCCTGATCGACCGCGACAAAGTCCTCCACTACCACAGCACCCCCCTCGACAACTTCCCCTGGAAGTTCGTCGACCTGGTAAAAGAGTAA
- a CDS encoding four helix bundle protein, with amino-acid sequence MSYKSLEVYRRAHAFGLACHQLSLRLPKYELYETGSQLRRASKSVSANLVEGYGRRDYPQDYHRFLIVSRASNDESLEWLTYVGECYLELKPNVDELMADNETVGRMLTRLIQSQSDSASA; translated from the coding sequence ATGTCCTATAAGTCCTTGGAAGTTTATCGTCGGGCTCACGCCTTCGGTCTCGCTTGTCACCAACTGAGTCTCCGTTTGCCGAAGTATGAGCTCTACGAAACGGGCAGCCAGTTGCGGCGGGCATCGAAGTCGGTTTCGGCGAATCTAGTCGAAGGTTATGGTCGGCGAGACTACCCGCAGGACTACCACCGTTTCCTCATCGTTTCGCGAGCCTCCAACGACGAGTCACTGGAATGGCTGACCTACGTCGGCGAATGCTACCTTGAGCTCAAGCCGAACGTGGATGAACTCATGGCCGACAATGAGACGGTGGGTCGTATGTTGACGCGATTGATTCAGTCGCAAAGTGATTCCGCCAGCGCCTAG